In Terriglobia bacterium, the following are encoded in one genomic region:
- a CDS encoding SPOR domain-containing protein, with amino-acid sequence MMEEQTTWKGHTFTLFVFTGIVMLCSIFFILGMLVGRAEGQKLASASTASGKAEAKAAPKEEKEDFTFYDSVKKQDQTAALQPAPQLKAEPDPEPAAAPATLDPPEKTGPDPEPSAVKPPPPPPAPANAISYQIGALKKAADAYKLLDEVKKKGFRALILAPADGDPNPWYRVRVGPFTDMAEAEEVKQKLKNEKYDPQPKK; translated from the coding sequence ATGATGGAAGAGCAGACGACGTGGAAAGGGCACACCTTCACGCTTTTCGTATTTACCGGCATCGTGATGTTGTGCTCGATTTTCTTCATTCTGGGCATGCTCGTCGGACGGGCGGAGGGGCAGAAACTGGCATCCGCTTCGACCGCATCCGGTAAGGCTGAAGCCAAGGCGGCGCCCAAGGAAGAGAAGGAGGATTTCACGTTCTACGATTCCGTCAAGAAACAGGATCAGACTGCTGCGCTGCAGCCGGCGCCCCAGCTCAAAGCGGAGCCTGATCCGGAGCCCGCAGCGGCGCCGGCAACACTCGATCCACCTGAGAAAACCGGCCCCGATCCCGAACCGTCCGCCGTTAAACCCCCGCCTCCGCCGCCCGCTCCGGCAAATGCGATCAGTTATCAGATCGGGGCATTGAAAAAAGCCGCTGACGCTTACAAACTTCTGGATGAAGTGAAAAAAAAGGGATTCCGGGCGCTTATTCTCGCGCCGGCCGACGGTGATCCAAACCCTTGGTATCGTGTTCGTGTGGGACCGTTCACCGATATGGCCGAAGCCGAAGAAGTAAAGCAGAAGCTCAAAAACGAAAAGTACGACCCGCAGCCCAAAAAGTGA